In the Pseudanabaena sp. BC1403 genome, TATTAGTGCATCCGACCATCATATCCAACGGACTTATAAAAATGATGAAGCTAATGCTTACTACAGCAGTGTTTTAGAAGGGCAAAAGATAACATCAGAAAATGCCGTGTTTACAGCAACTGCGAATGACCATAGGGGGGGTGGTCATTCTATTGTCTACATTGAATATCTAGAAAATGATAAACCTGCAGACACACAAGTTCATCTAACCGCAGTAAAAGAAGCAACTACTATTAAAATTAATAAGGGACATACCCCTCGTGAAAGTGAAACTAAACGTAGAAGCTGGGTAAGGGATATCAAAGACGTGGAACCCGCTCTTAGGAAAGCTGAGAAAATAGCAAACCTTAAGCCTAAAAAGAGAAAATATCGCCTTTTAGGAGGTAGTTTAACTAAAGGGGGAATAAATTGTGCAAAGTTTTCCGAGCAAATTTTAAAAGCGGCAGGGATTAAAGCCTCGGCAGGTTTACTTATCAAGACACCTAATGCACTTGCGAAAGGGAAGAATAAAGGACATATAAACACGTTGGATGCTGATATTGAAAACTATAATCTGATAAAGAAAGAAAAAGAACGCAACCGTTTAAAGGAAGAAGAAAGACAAAGGAAGCTATACAAGGGAATGATGAATTTTGACTATGGAATCAAAGAGAAAGTAAAAAAGGAGGAAAACCCTGAAGATGAACAATGGGTCACTAATGCCAAAGAACACGTTTATCAACTAACTGTTGATTTATCTGTACAGACGATGAAAGGAAGTTTGATAACTCTTCCTCAAGGTACTAAATTGATGATTCCTGGAAAATTAGATAATGACTTCGTAAAATTAGATCCAGGAACTAAATACGGTTACTGCAAGGTCAAGTTGTCTGAATTGTTTAAGGCTATCGATAAAGACTCCCCAGTCGGTTAAAAAATTAAAATTCGCCAACTCAATAATGAAATAAGACTAATTTTGCTTCATCAAAATTAGTCTTATTTACAGATATCTCTTGGCTTAATGGTGCATTTCATCCTTGAATTGGCGCATGCGATCGCAGTTCTAGTCATTGGTTTTTGGCTTATGCGATCGCGCTTTCACTCAAGCAACTGCATAGCCAGTATATTCACGCATTTCAGGAGACTGAAATCCCAGTACAATATCTTCCTTCGCCGCCCCTAAATCTACAAGTTCTTGAGCAACCCTCATTTCCGTCATATTTTGCTGAATCCAAATCTTTCCCTTTATAATATCCAAATGTAAAACGCAACCATAGACCCGTCGATAACCGTCCCATCCCACATTCATGACATGATAATGGTCTTGCTTTGTATCAAAAACCGTATAGCAATCAATCGCACCATTTGCGATCGGGACAGCAGCATAAGCTGTCAACAACGACTGGATTATATTGCGATAAGACTCTATTTTATCCATTGAACAATTACCTCTTGAATTGTGTCGTAAATAATTAGTTTGATTTGATATCTCTCTAATGAGATTTGGGCAAATTCGCGCTTAAAGAATGATTCGTAAACTCCCACTGGCACTGCTAAATACAAAATGCGTGTTGAGTCAGCAATTTCTAAGGCAAGACGATAATTCAAAAACTGTCCTAATGCAGCATGATAATCAGTCAATGGCGAATCACTCAAGAAGGTTTTAATTTCAACAGCTATTTTTTCTTTACCGCGCTCTGCTGCTAACAATTGCTCCGCGCCCAAATCAATTTCAAACTTAGTGCCGCCAATATCTAGTCGTAGTGGATCATCAGTTACATTCCACTGCTCCTTTTCTAAAGCGATCCTAACTACAGCATGAAATCTGTCTTTAGCAGCCATTGTTGTCTTTACTATATTTTATCTTCAATTATAAAGTAATCGCTTTCCTAAATATCTCAAATTCTAAAATGTTCAATTGGAGATCGCAGTTCTAATCATTGATTTTTGGCTGATGCGATCGCCGATCTTGTAGGTTAGTTTGAGGAATGGAACCCAACAGACATCAGATATTATCAGCAATGCGATCGCGATGTAGTTAGTTGTTATCGCTGATGCACCAGCCAGATTACTTTCTCGAAAGTGCCAATTTCAGCGAATTAAATTTTGTTGAGGCAAATCTCGAAAATGTCTTATTAATCAATATAAATTTAATAAAAGCGAAATTATGTAACATGACCTTGCAAGATGTGGAAGTAAACGATCAAAATTGTCGTTAAAAAATTTTGATTGTGCGAGAATATGCAATATCAAATATATGCTGTGTCTGAGTAAGAAAATTTAGAGGTTAGTGACATGTCGCGTACTTACGGTAACGAAAAAAATTCTTCCAAATCTACGACTTCAGTCCAACCCACAGCTTCATTTTTACATACTAGAGACTTTGCGCCACTACAGACAGATTTGGATGAAGATGCTACCTTTCGACCATCTGGATATACTGAGAATTTCCTTGAAAAAATAATTAATCAGCGTGGCACTGAGTCGGCTGATACGCCAGTCCAAGCAAAGCCAATGAACCGCTTGACGAAGCCGCTTCAATCTAAGCGTATGGCGATCCAAGCCAAACTGAGTATTGGTGAACCAAACGATAAGTATGAGCAGGAAGCAGATGCCACTGCATCTAAGGTCGTTCAGCAAATTAATTTGCCAATTCAGGATCAATCTGTCCAACGAGAAGAGTCGATGGAAGAAGAGGATGAAGAACTGCAAATGAAGCCAATCTCTACAATCCAACGAGAAGAGTCGATGGAAGAAGAGGATGAGGAATTGCAAATGAAGCCAATCTCTACAATCCAACGAGAAGAGTCAATGGAAGAAGAGGATGAAGAATTGCAAATGAAGTCTTTGGTGCAGAGACGTGAAAATATTGGTGGGGGAGAAGCATCAATAGATTTAGAGTCATCAATTCAAAGTGCAAGGGGTAGTGGTCAGTCTCTCGATTCCAATCTGCAAGCAAAGATGGGTGAAGCAATGGGAGCAGATTTTAGCGGTGTAAAAGTCCATACAGATTCACAGTCCGATCAATTAAATAAATCGATTCAAGCAAAGGCTTTTACAACTGGACAAGACGTGTTTTTTCGGCAGGGGGCATATGAGCCGAGTAGCAAAGGTGGTCAGGAGTTGATTGCCCATGAGTTGACCCATGTCGTTCAGCAAAATGGCGCTCAAAATGTAGCAAATAGATCTACAAATAAATCTAAATTGTCGAGAAAACCAGAGCGATCGCAAGGGACTCAAGTTCCTGCCTCCCCGATTAAGCTTTCTTTGTCTAGTCTCAGTCACGATCAAACTATCCAAAGACTAAGTTTACATGACACTGACTGGAATAAAGTTACAAGATTTAGAGCAAGTGAAGGGGGAGTTGGTGGAGTCATATTTGTGTCAGACAACAAATCCACGCTCGTTGTCAAGCCTAACGTTAGAGAGAAGGATGAGGAGATGATTGCGTCCCATCTCCACGGATCGATGGCATCAACTAAAAAAAATGACAGGGGAGGGAAGTGGAATATCGCGAATTTAGATAGGCGCTTTGCAATCCACAAAGATGTGGTCGGAATCCAAGCTCGAGCCGCTCATTTTATGGATGATTTAGATCCTCGCACTCTTACATTATTGGAGGCTGTGGCAGTTAATACAACGATGATTCAAGAAGCAGCACAAGGAGTCAGCGGTTTCGGTGAAATAATGCAAGATCAAACAAAAGATGGAGGTCATATTAAATCTGCAAACGATCGCATAATTAGCAAAAAAGATAAGGTAAACAAAAACAGTCCTCTCAAACTTCTTACCCAAGATCCTTCCTTTGCCATAGCATTGGGTCGTCTTGCCGCAGCAGATATCTTTCTTGGAAACTTTGATAGGATTGTGGGATCGGCAAATCTTGATAACTTACTTATGAATATGTCCCAAGGAAAGATATATCCAATTGACAATGTCGATCCAGCCAGTAGGGTGAAGTTTACAGAGCAAGTGGGTGCTCAAAAAATCACTCTACAGGACTGGCTGAATCATCCTTTAGTCACTATGTTTATTGGTGGGCATTATAACGCAATTGCTACAGAAGCGTGGGATTCAGGTCAGAACAGTATTAATACTCATATAAAATTTATTGATGAAATCATTACTGGAGAGAAAGCAGGTGCAAATCCAAGGGAATATAACGTAAACCAAAATGAAAGAGTCGCGGTTACAAATAAGCTAAATAATCACTTGCAAGTAATCATGGCTAACTTTGCGCAGGGATTAGCGATCGGAAGACAAGAGATAATAAATACTGGACCGCTTCAGAATACAGGTCAGTTGAATAATGATAGTGTAACGCTATACAACGATCGCTTGAATGCATTGTAATTGCTATAGTAGGCTCAATAGGCGTTTCGGGGAGGTGCTCTAGCGTAAATGGCTGAAATACTTGAAGCACAATGGTTTTAGCCTCGGAGGTCTTTGATGTCTGAAATACCCATCATTAAAAGCATTGAGCCGTTTATCAAGGTTGAACTCCCCGAAACACCTATAGAGCCTTATATTTTTAGCTGTGGCGGGTTTGAAAGCAAATTGCTGTAGATACTTATATGCAATGTGATTAACTGTTGGGTATCTTTTCAGATGGAGAGATTCGTTCTAAAACCAGCATCGATGTCAGTGGCGATCGCATTACATTTGCATTATTAAGGAAATTGATCTATACCAACGTTTTGACAATGGATCAATACCTCCCAGCGATTATGTCGGTGATTTATGGTAATGCTAATCCCAAACAGGCGATCGCACAAATTGAGAATTAGTGCGATCGCCGATCACATAGAGTGGGCTTTACTTAAGCTCCTGACCCCCTCTCTGAGTAATGGTTCTAGTGATTTTAATTGTTGTTACCCAATAGGTCTGATTTAAAAAGCCTTTTCGGAGAACCACACTTCAAAAGTGTGGTTCTCCTACTGCTCATAGCTTTGCAGTTATTTCATAATGAACCTGTGAACGAAATCGAAGCACGAAATATCAACTTAATTCTTAATCTACTTCTGAACGTTCCATCGTTGTTTTGAAATAGTTAAAGGTGATATTTATGTTAGTACGTTGGCAACCTTTCCAAGAAATGGAAGAAGTTCGTCGTCAATTTGATCGCTTATTCCGTGAGTTTGCACCATTAGATCAGGAAACCACGAAAGGCGGATGGGTTCCTGCTAGTGAGCTACGGGATGATGGCGACTATTTAACTCTGAGACTCACACTTCCTGAAATCGAAGCAAAGGATCTTGACATCCAAGTGACCAAGGATTCGATCTCAGTTGCTGGTGAACGCCATTTAGAACGCAAGGAAGAGTCTAACAAAGGCTATTACTGGAGTGAAATGAGCTATGGTAAATTCCGACGTGTATTTGCTTTACCTGTAGCGATCGAACATGAACAAGTGAAGGCAGATTACACCAATGGCATCCTCACCTTGACTTTACCTAAAGCTAATGAAGTCAAAGCTTTCAAGGTCAACGTCACTGGCGATCTGCCTGCTTCTTCCTAATTAAAGAAATGGTGTGCAAAGCACACCATTTGTATTACAGCAGTCCATAATTCTACTTATAACTGACGTGCCATCCCCAGACTTCCGCCATCGTAGGAATTCCTGCCCCGTAACACCAGTTATAACAACCCCAATAAAAAGAAGGTGGCGCTTAGCGCCACCTTCTTTTTATTGGGAATCTAGGGATAATGATCTATGAGAAATTGACCCTGTAATCTCTCAATTTCTTGCGATCTTATAAATTATTTAGAATTGCTATATAATTTGTTCATTCTAGAATGGCTATTAACAGGTTTGACTGGGGAATATAACGATGGAACTACATCCAGAGCTTACAGAATATGGCTATGAAATAATCCAAGTATTGGGGCATAATTATGGCTCTGCACGAAGCACTTACCTTGCCAAAAAAATTGCCAATCAACAATTGGTAGTGGTCAAGTTATTTCGATTCCCTAAATCAGCAAACCAGTTCTCAACCTACGAGAAAGCTATTGCCCGTGAAGCGCAGATCTTGAGCCAGCTTCAGCATCCCATGATCCCTTGCTATCTCAACAGGTTTGATATCCCAGATGGCTACTGTATTGTGCAGGAGTATATCGAGGCGCAATCCCTCGCTAACCAACATAGCTTTAACCTACAGCAGATCCAACATATTGCGATCGCGGCATTAGAAGTTCTAGTTTACCTTCAAAGCCAGACTCCGCCAATTATTCATCGAGATCTAAAACCAGAGAATTTATTGGTTAGTGACGACTTAAAACTTTATCTAGTTGATTTTGGCTTTGCCCGTATAGGAATGACGGATGTTGCTATGAGCAGTGTTGCAGCAGGCACATTTGGCTTTATGGCTCCAGAACAGTTGCGAAATAGTAATCTCAGCAAGGCAACTGATCTGTACGGTTTGGGTATGACCCTAGTGTGCTTATTGACAGGCATTCGATCGATTCAAATCGATCACTTGATTGATGAAACCAATCAGATCGAGTTTCAGCATTTGCTAACCAATGTGAATCCGCGCTTTGTGCAATGGCTGAAAAAAATGACAGCTCCGCGATTGAAGGATCGTTATAGTGAGGCATCGATAGCTTTAGCTAATCTACATCAAGTTGGAAATATTGGAGCATCTGCTAAAGCTATTACTAGCAGATGGCGAAGAATGCCGATTTATCTATTGCCAGTTACCGCGATCGCATCTCTATTTGCGATTTTCCCCAATCCTTCCTCAGAAAATCTTTCCAGTAATTCCCAAATTACCCCCTCCTCAAGCCCTGCATCCCTTCCATTACCTTCCCTTTATCCCTGTAATAAGTATCGTCATTTAAAATTGACAAAGACAGAGGCGCAAGATGTAAGCGATTCCATCGTAAAGTTGCAAATTTACCGCAAATGTCGAGGATGTAATTTTAGGGGTGCTCGATTTATTTCTGAAGATTTAATAGGTGTGGATCTCCAGAATGCGGATTTAACAGGTGCGAATCTCATTCAAGTTAATTTGTCAGGATCGAATCTCAAAGGGGCAAAACTTGAAGGAACAGATTTTTCGCAGGCTAATTTGGAGAATGTAGATTTTTCGGAGACAACTTCCAACTGTGCAGACTTTGGTCAAGCTGAGTTACAAAAAGCAAAGCTAGTCAGAGCAAACCTCAGAGCAGCAAACTTTTCTCAAGCAAATATGGCAAGTTCCGATCTGTCATATGCAAACCTGACTTCTGCTGATCTAACTCAGACGGATTTATCGAAAGCTAATCTGAATTATGCTAATTTAACGAATACAAACCTGTTACAAACAGTTCTCAAAAATGCAACCATGCAAGAGGTTATCATTAAAAATACAAAAATTGAGCAAACAGATTTTCCCAATGGAGACAATTAGATGGGCTCAAGTTTTTGAAATCAGTCCCCTTAAAGTCGAGAATCCTAGATTCTGCCTACATAGCAGGTGGGATCTAGGATTCTCGACTTTGGGCTTTAATTATGATTAGCTACTTACATACTGTTTTTTCGCAAAGCGATGTAGGCTAATCTGAAAGTCGCTGTAAATTTAATATTGAGGTTTTACAAGTTTTGATTACAACTACACCATCAAGCTTTGTCGCCTCTGATTTCCCAGCTATTTGCGGAAACGAAGACGTAATTCAACGCGCTGTGCAAGATGATGCACCAGTATTTCTATCTAATAACAATCTTCGCCTTGAAGAGATTACCTCAGCCTTTGCCTGTGCATTGCATATGCATCAGCCGACTATTCCCGCAGGAGCAAATGGAGCGCTAATTTGTAATCTGCAAAATATGTTTGAACATCAGGGCGAAGGTGATAACCACAACGCTTCTGTGTTTGCATGGTGCTATAGCCGTATGGGAGATTTTATCCCCCAATTAGTTGCAGAGGGCAGCAATCCTCGGATTATGTTGGACTATTCAGGAAATCTGCTCTGGGGATTGCAGCAAATGCAACGCCATGACATTTTGGATAATCTTAAACGCATTACCTGCGATCGCCAATATCAACCCTATGTAGAATGGCTGGGTACGATGTGGAGTCATGCGGTAATTCCATCTACGCCAATTCCCGATGTGAAGCTACATATTCAAGCATGGCAAAGTCATTTTGCCTCGATTTTTGGCATTGATGCTCTGAAGCGTGTTAAAGGTTTTTCTCCGCCAGAGATGCATCTTCCCAATCATCCCGACACTCTCTATGAATACATCAAAGCACTAAAAGAATGTGGCTATCGTTGGCTCATGGTTCAAGAACATTCCGTGGAATGTCTTGATGGTTCAGGACTAACTCAAGATCAGAAATATTTACCTAATCGCTTAGTGGCGATGAATTCCAATGGCGAATCGATTAGTATCACTGCGCTAATTAAAACTCAAGGCTCAGATACGAAGCTTGTCGCTCAAATGCAGCCTTATCATGAGGCAAAAGGTCGTAGCAAACAGATGCTTGGTAATATTTCCGTACCTTCTCTCGTTTCGCAAATTGCCGATGGTGAGAATGGAGGCGTGATGATGAACGAATTTCCCCGTGATTATCCTTTGGTCTGGGATCAACTTAAAAATAATGGTCGTGGAAGTTCAGGTGTTGTGGGACTAAATGGAACTGAATATCTCGAAATGATCGAAGCGGCTGGTGTCAGTCCCCTTGATTACCCTGCCATTCAAGCAGTTCAACAGTATAAAGTCTGGAATAGGGTAGATCAAAGCTGCGATCGCAATAATCTCAATACTGCCGCAGTGGAAAGTGCAATTACCGAGCTAAAAGCGAGCGACCATCAATTCCACATGGATGGCGCATCATGGACAAATAGTATGAGTTGGGTGCATGGCTACGAAAATGTATTGGAGCCAATGAATAAACTCAGTGCCAAGTTCCATGAAAAATACGATCCACTCGTAGCGCAAGATCCCTCAATTACTACGCGATCGGATTACCAGCAAGCTTTGCTCTACAATCTCTTGGTTCAAACCAGTTGCTTCCGCTATTGGGGACAGGGAACATGGACAGACTATGCTCGTGAACTCTATCGACGTGGCGAAGCTTTGTAATTCAAAGTTAGCTGTAGCCCAGATTTTGCTTTGTCCCAATCCTCAAAATGACAACACCATTTTAAGAATCCAAAGGTCTTACTAGCTGATGTTATACCAATTCACAAAAGTGTGACAACACTTCTGTATCCCCCAACCCCTTCTCCTTGCAAGGAGAAGGGGAGCCAGAGCTTTTTCTTGTTCCCCTCTCCTTTGCAAGGAGAGGGTCTAGGGTGAGGTTTTAGAAACTTCCACGTAATATCAGTTAATAACTCTCTTTTAAAGCAAAGCATTAGAGCGTCTGATTTCTTGACCTTCGATAATTGTGTGGAGCTGCCAACTAGGGTCAGTATCAGGGAAATCGGAACGATAATGAGCACCGCGACTTTCGGTGCGAAATAGAGCCGATCGCATTAACAAATACGCATAGTCCGCCAGATTGCGGGTTTCGATCCATAGGCGTGAAGGTTCAGCAAGTTCCGCTAATTCAGTTTGCCATGCAGAAATTTGGGTCAAAGCAATTTCTAATTCAGATTGAATTCGACAGATTCCTGCCGCTTGCCAACTCAGATTTTGAATCCCATATTTAATCTCTTGAATAGTTGCCGAATAATTATGATCTTCTAATTTGGGTGCGATCGCCTTCGGAACATTAAAAACATGAGTTTGCTGAGAGCAGACCTGTTCTGCCAAACGTTCCCCAAATACAAAGCATTCCAAAAGAGAATTGCTCGCTAGGCGGTTAGCGCCATGTACGCCTGTACTGGCAGTTTCCCCAACTGCATACAGCCCCGCAATGGAAGTGGCTCCATAGGAGTCCACGACAATACCGCCCATACAATAATGGGCTGCGGGAGTTACAGGAATCGGGGCGGAGAAAATATCAATTTGCCACTGCTGACAGATTTTGATGATATTGGGAAAGCGATGGGCGATTCTCTCACTAGGAATTGACTGTAAATCCAGAAATACTGTGGGTTCTTTGGTTTTCTGGAGATGGTTAAATATGGCTCGACTGACAACATCTCTAGGAGCTAGTTCGCCCTTGGGATGATAATTAAATGCAAAGCGATCGCCTTGATGGTCGATCAAATGCGCCCCTTCTCCACGCACTGCTTCGCTGATGAGAAATCTTGGGGCGTTAGGCAAAGCGAGGGCAGTTGGATGAAACTGTACAAATTCTATATCTCGAATCATGGCTCCTGCACGCCATGCGATCGCGACACCATCACCTGTGCTCGATGGTGGATTAGTATTTTGCGAAAATACTTGAGCACCGCCACCTGTTGCCAAGACTACCACTGGCGAAATCAAGCAGCTAATTTCCTGCTCTTGATCTAGATAAAAAACACCGCCACAGCGTCCTTGTTCTAAGTAAAGATCTAACACTAGGGTAGTACTCAAAATCTCAATACTAGGACTTTGCAGTACTGCTGCTGCAAGTTTTGACACCAACGCTCGACCTGTAGTATCTGCTGAGTGCAATACCCTACGTCTCGAGTGGGCAGCTTCTAAGGTTAATGCCAAGCTGCCATCTTCATCGCGATCGAAGTCTACGCCCAAGGCGATCAGTTGTTGAATTTGTCGAGGTGCGGCGTTAACCAATACATCTACTGCCTCGGTTTCACATAAACCAACTCCAGCGACCAATGTATCTTTGCCGTGAAACTGGGGTGCATCATTTTTGTCGATAACTGCTGCAATCCCACCTTGCGCCCAGTCACTAGCTGAAGTTGACAAGTTATCTTTAGTCACTAAACCAACCCGCCAGTTTGGTGCTAAATCTGTAAGTCGTAGCGCAGTATAAAGTCCAGCAGCACCGCTGCCGATGATCAAAGCATCAAACCTTGTTTGGTTCATTAAGTAAAGCCATGTAGTCAATAATCGACATTATCTCACTAGATCAAGATCATTGTTTTGGGGCAATTATGATTTCTACAGCAGCAGTTCTCATTATAAAAATTGGTTGTTTGAAAGCCCGCCGTTGGCGGGCTTTCAAACAACCAATTTTGGTGTTTCCAGCGCCGAAGGCGCTGGAAACACCAAAATTGGTTTCATAATGAGAATTGCTGTTTCTACAGCAAACAAGGAGAAGGTCTAGGGGTGTGTTTCGTGGAACGCAGATGATAATCTCTTGCTGGTAGCGAAGCAGGGTAACCACGGGGGAATTGCCCCTAACCCAAAATTTATGCCAAAGCACAAAGTGGCGTAGCCACTTTGTGCTTTTAAAACCCTTACAGGGTTTGCTTTTTATTTCACAGAAGTGTTGTCACACTTTTGTGAATTGGTATTAGAGGTTTCCGTAGGGGCAGCGGATGGTGCGTGCCAGCCCCCAACCTATGTCATTACAGGAATTCCTTCCACGTAACGTTAGGAATTAAGTTGCTTAAAGTATGTTCGGGCAAAGGCTTTGGATCAACATATTTAGCTCTTTGAGCTTTACAGGTTTACTGATATATTCGGTTGCTCCAGCATTTAGGCATTTTTCGCGATCGCCTGGCATTGCTAATGCTGTCATGGCAACAATCGGAATATGATTGCCTCCCAATTGCCGAATCTGCTGGATTGCCTCTAAACCATTCATAACTGGCATCTGAATATCCATCAAAATAATATCAGGATGATGTGTTTGGTTCATATCAACTGCTTCTTGTCCATTTTCGGCAACTATCAAACGATATCCATGAGCTTTGAGATAGCTAGAGATGGTTTCGATGTTTGCCTGATGATCTTCTGCTAGCAAAATTAAGCGCGATCGCATGGATACTTCCTCAGATTTAAGTTCTAGATTGAGCGGATTCTGTGCGATCGGTTTAGGAGTAATTCGAGGGGATTCGTCACAGGGGAGAGCAACTGTAAATTGACTTCCTCTTCCAAATTCGCTACTTACTTCTACTGTGCCTCCATGCAGTTCCACAATGCGT is a window encoding:
- a CDS encoding DUF4157 domain-containing protein — encoded protein: MKRKYDYEKKPSQSTASVQPKATYLQTRGFAPLQTDVDEDATFRPSGYTENFLEKIINQRGTESSDTPVQAKPMNRLKAFQSKRMAIQAKLSIGEPNDKYEQEADATASKVVQQINSTPQDKSVQKQEAMQSEDDELQMKPAISKIQRQEVMEDDELQMKPLSDSIQREEAVEEEEEDIQMKPMLQRREAVGGGDASEELERSIQQAKSSGQLLDPNLQAKMGRAMGADFSGVKVHTDSQSDRLNQSIQAKAFTTGKDVFFRQGAYEPSSKGGQELIAHELTHVLQQNGNSIQTKSQDYISASDHHIQRTYKNDEANAYYSSVLEGQKITSENAVFTATANDHRGGGHSIVYIEYLENDKPADTQVHLTAVKEATTIKINKGHTPRESETKRRSWVRDIKDVEPALRKAEKIANLKPKKRKYRLLGGSLTKGGINCAKFSEQILKAAGIKASAGLLIKTPNALAKGKNKGHINTLDADIENYNLIKKEKERNRLKEEERQRKLYKGMMNFDYGIKEKVKKEENPEDEQWVTNAKEHVYQLTVDLSVQTMKGSLITLPQGTKLMIPGKLDNDFVKLDPGTKYGYCKVKLSELFKAIDKDSPVG
- a CDS encoding XisI protein, whose protein sequence is MDKIESYRNIIQSLLTAYAAVPIANGAIDCYTVFDTKQDHYHVMNVGWDGYRRVYGCVLHLDIIKGKIWIQQNMTEMRVAQELVDLGAAKEDIVLGFQSPEMREYTGYAVA
- a CDS encoding XisH family protein, which encodes MAAKDRFHAVVRIALEKEQWNVTDDPLRLDIGGTKFEIDLGAEQLLAAERGKEKIAVEIKTFLSDSPLTDYHAALGQFLNYRLALEIADSTRILYLAVPVGVYESFFKREFAQISLERYQIKLIIYDTIQEVIVQWIK
- a CDS encoding pentapeptide repeat-containing protein, with translation MHQPDYFLESANFSELNFVEANLENVLLININLIKAKLCNMTLQDVEVNDQNCR
- a CDS encoding DUF4157 domain-containing protein; translation: MSRTYGNEKNSSKSTTSVQPTASFLHTRDFAPLQTDLDEDATFRPSGYTENFLEKIINQRGTESADTPVQAKPMNRLTKPLQSKRMAIQAKLSIGEPNDKYEQEADATASKVVQQINLPIQDQSVQREESMEEEDEELQMKPISTIQREESMEEEDEELQMKPISTIQREESMEEEDEELQMKSLVQRRENIGGGEASIDLESSIQSARGSGQSLDSNLQAKMGEAMGADFSGVKVHTDSQSDQLNKSIQAKAFTTGQDVFFRQGAYEPSSKGGQELIAHELTHVVQQNGAQNVANRSTNKSKLSRKPERSQGTQVPASPIKLSLSSLSHDQTIQRLSLHDTDWNKVTRFRASEGGVGGVIFVSDNKSTLVVKPNVREKDEEMIASHLHGSMASTKKNDRGGKWNIANLDRRFAIHKDVVGIQARAAHFMDDLDPRTLTLLEAVAVNTTMIQEAAQGVSGFGEIMQDQTKDGGHIKSANDRIISKKDKVNKNSPLKLLTQDPSFAIALGRLAAADIFLGNFDRIVGSANLDNLLMNMSQGKIYPIDNVDPASRVKFTEQVGAQKITLQDWLNHPLVTMFIGGHYNAIATEAWDSGQNSINTHIKFIDEIITGEKAGANPREYNVNQNERVAVTNKLNNHLQVIMANFAQGLAIGRQEIINTGPLQNTGQLNNDSVTLYNDRLNAL
- a CDS encoding YbjN domain-containing protein, with protein sequence MGIFSDGEIRSKTSIDVSGDRITFALLRKLIYTNVLTMDQYLPAIMSVIYGNANPKQAIAQIEN
- a CDS encoding Hsp20/alpha crystallin family protein, translating into MLVRWQPFQEMEEVRRQFDRLFREFAPLDQETTKGGWVPASELRDDGDYLTLRLTLPEIEAKDLDIQVTKDSISVAGERHLERKEESNKGYYWSEMSYGKFRRVFALPVAIEHEQVKADYTNGILTLTLPKANEVKAFKVNVTGDLPASS
- a CDS encoding serine/threonine-protein kinase, whose amino-acid sequence is MELHPELTEYGYEIIQVLGHNYGSARSTYLAKKIANQQLVVVKLFRFPKSANQFSTYEKAIAREAQILSQLQHPMIPCYLNRFDIPDGYCIVQEYIEAQSLANQHSFNLQQIQHIAIAALEVLVYLQSQTPPIIHRDLKPENLLVSDDLKLYLVDFGFARIGMTDVAMSSVAAGTFGFMAPEQLRNSNLSKATDLYGLGMTLVCLLTGIRSIQIDHLIDETNQIEFQHLLTNVNPRFVQWLKKMTAPRLKDRYSEASIALANLHQVGNIGASAKAITSRWRRMPIYLLPVTAIASLFAIFPNPSSENLSSNSQITPSSSPASLPLPSLYPCNKYRHLKLTKTEAQDVSDSIVKLQIYRKCRGCNFRGARFISEDLIGVDLQNADLTGANLIQVNLSGSNLKGAKLEGTDFSQANLENVDFSETTSNCADFGQAELQKAKLVRANLRAANFSQANMASSDLSYANLTSADLTQTDLSKANLNYANLTNTNLLQTVLKNATMQEVIIKNTKIEQTDFPNGDN
- a CDS encoding glycosyl hydrolase family 57, which encodes MITTTPSSFVASDFPAICGNEDVIQRAVQDDAPVFLSNNNLRLEEITSAFACALHMHQPTIPAGANGALICNLQNMFEHQGEGDNHNASVFAWCYSRMGDFIPQLVAEGSNPRIMLDYSGNLLWGLQQMQRHDILDNLKRITCDRQYQPYVEWLGTMWSHAVIPSTPIPDVKLHIQAWQSHFASIFGIDALKRVKGFSPPEMHLPNHPDTLYEYIKALKECGYRWLMVQEHSVECLDGSGLTQDQKYLPNRLVAMNSNGESISITALIKTQGSDTKLVAQMQPYHEAKGRSKQMLGNISVPSLVSQIADGENGGVMMNEFPRDYPLVWDQLKNNGRGSSGVVGLNGTEYLEMIEAAGVSPLDYPAIQAVQQYKVWNRVDQSCDRNNLNTAAVESAITELKASDHQFHMDGASWTNSMSWVHGYENVLEPMNKLSAKFHEKYDPLVAQDPSITTRSDYQQALLYNLLVQTSCFRYWGQGTWTDYARELYRRGEAL
- the nadB gene encoding L-aspartate oxidase, producing MNQTRFDALIIGSGAAGLYTALRLTDLAPNWRVGLVTKDNLSTSASDWAQGGIAAVIDKNDAPQFHGKDTLVAGVGLCETEAVDVLVNAAPRQIQQLIALGVDFDRDEDGSLALTLEAAHSRRRVLHSADTTGRALVSKLAAAVLQSPSIEILSTTLVLDLYLEQGRCGGVFYLDQEQEISCLISPVVVLATGGGAQVFSQNTNPPSSTGDGVAIAWRAGAMIRDIEFVQFHPTALALPNAPRFLISEAVRGEGAHLIDHQGDRFAFNYHPKGELAPRDVVSRAIFNHLQKTKEPTVFLDLQSIPSERIAHRFPNIIKICQQWQIDIFSAPIPVTPAAHYCMGGIVVDSYGATSIAGLYAVGETASTGVHGANRLASNSLLECFVFGERLAEQVCSQQTHVFNVPKAIAPKLEDHNYSATIQEIKYGIQNLSWQAAGICRIQSELEIALTQISAWQTELAELAEPSRLWIETRNLADYAYLLMRSALFRTESRGAHYRSDFPDTDPSWQLHTIIEGQEIRRSNALL